A stretch of DNA from Rattus rattus isolate New Zealand chromosome 1, Rrattus_CSIRO_v1, whole genome shotgun sequence:
AGCTAAATCTCATCtgtatgcatgcttatgtgtCTATGCATACAGGTGTGCAGTAAACATGGTCACATGGATTTCCACTGTAGAAGCAGAGTGTGTAGTCGTGACAGTTCATGATACTTTGTTTCTGAAAATCAGCCAGATCAACTTCCAAAGTGGTTGGACTTATTTACATCCCTATCAATAGTGTCACATTTCCCTTTCCTGGCATTTTACTAGcacattcttgtttgttttgttttctgagactgggAGATGACAATCTTAAGGCAGCTGTGGTTTCCTGATGATGCTCTTTATTACTTATTGTCATCTGTACAACTTCCCTTAAAAATTGTCtgcttcattaattcatttatatacCAAAGGTGAGAACCTACCCCAAATATCcaaaaattttagaaaaacagTAACAAGCAAAACCGAAACggcagaaagtaaaaataataaaggtcagagctgaaatcagtgaaacagaaatcaaaatgacACCAGACAATGAAAGGTTTGGTCTGCTGAAAGGTAGTAAGACTAACGACAAACTACTTTCTTtccaagagaaagggaggagaaaagctAATCAGATTTGAGATGGAATGAATATTATGATAGCAATAAAATCCAAAAAGGTCATTAAGCAATACTATAAATATAtactcaaggggttggggatttagctcagtggtagagcgcttgcctagcaagcgcaaggccctgggttcggtccccagctccgaaaaaaagaaaaaagaaaatatatatatatatatatatactcaaaaCAAATAGACAATTATAAGAACTAAATAAATTCTACAGATATCTGTAAAACTGAACTAAGAATGTAAAGAATCATGGTGGTTAGTTTTTTGGTCAGCCTGCTACAAGCTGGAGCCCTGTAAGGACCTCAACTGAGCACTGCAGGTGAGCCCGTGGGCGTGGGCGTACTTTCCTAACTGATGATTAGCgtagaagggcccagcccactataggtggtgctatccctgggcaggCGTACTAGAGTATCTAAGAAAGTCAGTAAGCGGCATTCTTCCACGGCCTTTCCATCGGCTCCCGCCTTGAGAGGTCCTGTCCTAAATTCCCTTCACGATGGTCTGTAAGCAGTAACATGAAATAAACCCTCCCCCCACTACCCCCTAccccccagttgcttttggtcatgctcTTTAGCACAGCTATAGAAAGTAAACTAAAACAGGATGGGATTGAAGCAGTAAGAATTTCCCAACAAAGACAACCCAAGACTTTAAGATGCACTTCTGAATGGTACCAGACCTTTGGATAAACACCAATGTCTCTCAAAGCACCAGAAAGGGAAGATACTAACATAATTAAGTCTGAAATGTCAGAGAAAAGAATAAGCTAGTGGAGTTCATAAAGTACCAGACGAAGGAAGTTTTCATCTTTTCTTgtctgttgcttgtttgtttagttggttttttggttttgttttgttttttccaggacagagaaacctgtctctcactctgtagagcaggaggactgtgaactcagagattacttgcctctgcctcaagagCCTGGGATTAAGGGTGAGTGCCACTATTGTTCCcctttttccttatttatatttaaattaatttaatgaaacaaaacacatccCATTTGGTAGACACGGTGGCATGTCcctaatctcagcatttgggaggctgagacaagcaAGGGGAGAACTCAAAGTCAGCCTATTTAAAGAGCAAGATTCTGCCATCACCACACCCCTATAAAATGtgcatattaattaaaatttttaaaaattcagtcatagatattttaacattttatctaAAATAACAAGAGTCCATTTTCACACCCTGTAATTCTTATGCCAAATGTAGCCTAAATTGATGTCTAGCAACAAATAATTACCTTAGTTGTACACGTAGCTCGTAGTGGCTCAACAAGCCGGTCCAACCTCTGTAGTACTGCACTTGGACAAAGGGTAGATAGTCTCACCAACATTAAAAATGTTAGCATCTATTAGgaatagaaaaacacacactgtTTTCTAATGACAAAGAAACCTCGCATGCTGACACGCTTCTCTTGAATGGTAAAACGATCAGTGTGCCTGCTGAGAGCACCACCTTCATTTAATCTGCCACTCAGAATCTGACTCACTGCAAACCTGAGGTGAATGCTAAGGAAACTTCAGCTTCCATATGGGGCCTATCATACATAACTAGGAACTGTTTCTTCCTCAGGTCTGACTGCACATCACAAACACCCGAGTGGGAAGCATTTAAAATAACCCATTCCGTGGTCCCATTCATTAGAGAATGTCATTTCACCCTCGGGGAGAAGGCAGGAAACTCACAATTTCTGAAAAAGCTAATGAGCAAATCTCACTAAAacttaacaaaattagaaatgtgaACCAGAAGGAAAACTTTAcagagatttctttcttcccagactTTGGGAGGGCATATGATTATCATTATTCAAATTCATACAAAACCCAAAACCTGTTTTAAGACATTCTCTCCCCTTGGCCTCTAACTGTGTAGAGCTGCACcgccaggccccaggccccatTAAAGAGTAGCATGAAAGGATGGAGCTCATTTACTTCTCAAGTCTCTCACTTATTGACATATTTGCAACAACAGAAACGATTCAatagaacaaacaggaaaaacaaggCACAGAAGCCAACCACACGCTCTAAACCTAAGAGGCAACATGACTCTCTCTGTTCCAAGGCCTCTGCAGCGTGCAGGGTATCTGAGGGGGAGGGCCAGGTCAGCCTCCAACATAACTCCTGCTATTACCACAGCTTGTCTTGTATTGAAGTAAAAAGGTAAACAAAGGTTAACACTCAGCCTAGGCTGAAATACAGCCCAAGAAATCTCAAGACACTGAAGGGAAAGTAAGAAAACTGGTGGCTAGCTACTCATCAAGATAGGTCTGTAAGGTCACAGATCTGCACTTTCAGCATTAAAATATGTCTGATTCTGAGCCAAAAACTATGGGTAGACATTATTAAGAAGGCTGAAAATGAGTTTCTTAAACATTTGGGGtccacttcccttccttcttagGTAAAAACAGGGTTTGACTTTCTCTTATTAAATTGTCTTCTACTGCTTCTGCACATAGAGTTTGTAAGACATTGGTAAATGTATTAATTTCTTACTTACATAGCTAAGTAAATTGCAAGCATAAAAGTTGTTTCATCAAAGTCTACTAAGTCATTGTACAGACATTCACAAACATCCTACCTTAATATCATAATGGTCCTTCAAACCATCTTCCACATGATTTAGAAATTCAAAGATATCCAGTCTGTCAAGACAGCTGTCTAGAAGTGTGTACATACACTCAAAAGCTGCCTTTCTAATGTCCAGGCCGTCATCAACCGTGTGCTTAAACGGGCCCATCTCTACCTGTAAACAAGAAGGGATATGCAAGCGTGTGGCGATGCAAAGGTGGGTGCAGGGGAGTGATGCGATCTAGTGCACTCACCTCTCTTATAAGTTCCTTCCTAACTTTTGTCTCATTGTAAAGATGTGGAAGAACAGAATCCAGAAGGTCCCGTATCAGTGACGGCTTGTTATGGGCTGCAGAATTGAAtgtgaccaaggccactcttctTACGTTCAAATCTGGGTCTTCCAACGTTTTTAGAAAATCACCTTAAAAATTGTAAGAGAAACAACCCACTCATGCCATGCTTAAAGCTCAATTCACCAAGTGTTTTCTCTAAACTGACTTATTATTGTGGGTATCGCtgctatttcaagaaaataaaaatggaggtcAAAGAAAAGCCAGACACAAGATTAAATGAGCCAAAAACTATTTCAACAGCATGGAAATGAACTACTGGTGTCGAACGTGTGCACTCTTCACTGATAGTCACTCTAAGCAGCAATAATGCAGAGAACAGACAGGCAGGACCTGACAACGCTCTGTAAGCGCATGGGAGTGTGACGAGGAAACCACAACCCAACAAGACAAGCATTAAAAACTGAGATTCAAGTAAAACTCATTTATACTGGGAGAAAGGTTCTGACTAGTCAGAGTTTAGCATCCATTTGCTTGATTAAGACATTACCAAATGTAGGTGaccaggaaggagggtgggacagtgagtgggatataaagtgatttaaaaaatgacCAAATATGATTATCAACTACACTGACTGTTGGGATATGCTGACATATTTACATACTTCAGTGATGAACAAAATCTGGTAGTACTTGCTGATAAAGAGAgcctatataaatataatttgctCAACTTAGAAAACCATACATTATACATACctttataataaaagaattatCTCGTGTATGTGTTACTTCCCCAGTTACAAAAATGTTCAGTGACAGCCTTGGTTGTCACGTGATAAAGCTCTGCATGTTTCCAGAGTAGCTAGGCAGTAAGCGTCTGTAAGCGGCCACTCACCTATGCAGTTCTTGAGCAGTGGATCAATGGGCTGAGGGTGGTCAGAAATAGTGAACTTCACAGCTGTAACCACTGAGCTTCTGGCATAGGATGACCCTAATAGAAACACAGCAATGGCAAGTCCATCGGTATGCGCTCACTCAGTGTCCATGAATGACATTCTAAAACTGTCACAGAACCACCACTGTCTTCAACACTGTAAAACTATCATATCACTGTCCCCAAAAGCTGTCTTCTAACTCTCAGGAtacttaaaaaacaagaaaacccaaaacaaacaaacaaacaaaaaaccaaaacaaaaaaaagcttactagacttttttttaaaaaaaactgtcctCTACAAAGGAGGTGACCCAGGGAAGTGGCAATAGAGGACCTAACCCTCACAAACAGAGCTGGTTAAGTGTATAATGatcaagaaaaattttaattaaacactATTAACTCTTTTATGAATTATTACCTATTTATTCTATTTGGGTAAACACTGACAAAccaaaaatcttttctcatttatttgccTTTAAGCTCAGTAATTTCTGCAATTTTAATACAAAAAGTATTCCGAGGTTTTCATATTAAATTCAAGAGTTgttttttctacattttaagtCAAACATTAAAATGCAGTCAGCATGGAGAACTAGATCACATGTATTTAAACATTACCCAATTAGACGTCGTCCTTCTGAGGAACAAAGCACCTCTGACTAAGACTCATATCATAACGCTCACCAGTCAGGGCTTTCTCATCACATACAGGGCTTTAAAcacggcttttttttttttttttttttaaagcagacagTAGTTCCTCATTAGGCATCATCTTTCTAGGCAACGAACTGTCAAACTTATGAGAAACTCTTGATACTCACCTGATATCAAATACCCTTTAAGCCGAGGGAGGAGAGTTTCAGGATCAATAAGAGTGAGCTTCCCTAGACACTCGGCAACGACATTTCTGGTGCCCTCCTCCGCGCACTCACAGTGCTTTAGCAGCAAGGCCCAGATGTTCTCGACATACGGCTTAAGGCCGACCACTGACGCAGAGCTAATGATTTCCTTCAGGGAATGCAGCAGCAGGTACTGCCTTTTGGGCTGACTGGTTATTTCTTGTAGTACAAATGGCAGATACTCAGGGAGGTTGCCTACACTGATGCTGCCTAACGCATAGGATGCAGCTGATTTAACTTCTTCACTAGGAGAGGAGAAAGCCTCTAATATTACAGATTTTAGCTCCAACTGCCCACTTAAGTCAATATGGTGTCCAACTTCTCCTAGAGAAAGGAGCGCTAAGAGACGAATGGAATCTGTAGACCTGGAGTTCTTGACATCTTGAATAAACTGACCTACCACAGCCGGTCCCTCTTTAGGGCATGCTCGAGTAAGGGCAGCTACACATTTGGCAATGGAATAGTAAGACTGCTTATGAGTAAGAGCTGTGCTCTGAGAGTAAACTGGACCCGTTAGCATGCGCAGCAAATCCATGTATCCTAGATTGTTTGTTCCAGTGACAACCAAAGCTTGGAAGAAGTCTAGCATGGCACTAAGAGCTCCTCCCTGCAGCAGAGGTGACCTTACAAGTCCAATCAGTTCATTGAGAATAGATCCGCTTATCTTTGAAAGGGAGGAGGGATATACTTTTGCCAGGGTAGTAAGGAAGCTGATAGCCATCTGGGACACATGCATATCACTTTCGCTGATAAGAGGAGGGAGCTCATCTAGAACTGCATCAATCATGGCGGCCGTCAAGCTGTCACTATAGTTTTTAATGAGAATATCTAGGGCAGAGAGGGTCCCCAGTTTCAAAGCTCTCTGATTTTTCCTGAGAAATGAAGCAAGGATAGGGACTCCCTCTCCCAGCACAGGCCTCAGATCTATCTTCAAAGGTGACCCAGCAATCAGGGTCAGTGCTTTCACTGTCGTTAGCCGGGTGATTTCATTCTTGAGTCTCTCCAAGAAAATCTGAAGTGTATTTGATAAGTCAGGGCCCAAATTGTCTCCAAGATTGCAAATAATCTGTCCCATACAGGAAATAGCCCTCTCCTTGACTTCCTGATCAATGTCAGCTGCTTTTAAGCGCTTAATTGTACAGGTGAAGAGATCTTTGATGTAAGGCGTTGCATCGAAGGAGGAGGGTTGGTCCAGAGGACGGATCACTTTGACAAGCTGCTGAGTGACAAGAAGGGCTTCTGATGTGATCTTGTAAAATGGGTCACCAACACAAGCCACCACTGGAGGGACCAAAGCCTGAACATGCGGGTGGAAAACTTGCGGAGAGTGGTTACAGAGGATCACATACAGACAGGACAACGCATCAATCTTCAGATTCGATGAGCTGGACTTATCATTGAGTGAGAAAATGATTCCTGAAAGCCAACAAAACATCCCATCATTTCTACACAATTTTCCAAAAGACTCAAAGGCCACCCTTCCGAGACTGTTAGAATCTCCATCTGCATTATATAATTTCTAGCATGGGAGAAGCATAAAAACCTATAGAAAATATTAAGTCCCATTTCTTATAAGGATCTAACTTCATGTGTTCAAAATGGTCAGATTAAAAATTTGTAGGTACAAATTATCAAACTTCTCTTGTAAGTGAAACATTTATTCAAGTTTACTTAAGTGCTAAAAACAAGAAGTGCTTAGTAAGTACCCAAAGACGTACCTGGTACAAGTACAGGAATGTGTTGGGTTAGTGCCCCAGGCAACACATTTACCAGTTCAGTTAACATGTTAAAACAACACTGTCGGGTCTttacacttttttctttcatctgtttatGTAGGGCTTTAACAATGTTGGGAACCTGCAATTATAATAGTCATTAGCTAGCTGACCCAAAGGTCCGTCCTTCACACACTGTAACAACTCACAGGAAAGGAGCGCAACAATCTTCTTTCTGTCTCACTTCCAACTCAGCTCAGACAGGCACCAGTGTAGGAAGCAAGTTTAAGTCTACTGCACACACTGTACATACTCATTTCTAGCTCTATTTGCTCGACAGCTTTGAGAAACTGTAGAAAAGCTTCCTGACAAGCACAAGTTtccactaaataaaataatttccaacTAAAACTTTAagcaaataatttataaatagaaaaaaacagtagagagaaaattgtgtgtgtggggtaacCCAGCAAACtgggcatttttttcctttttttagtttGCTATTGCAATAGATGACACCATCACTCAAAGGTATAAGCAGTGGGGATAAAATTCAGATATCTAATCTAAACGTTCTAATCTTTAGCAAGACTGTAATCTTTACTAACAAGTCATAGATACAAGGCTATAAACAGAGACCCCCCAAATGCTAATCAAGCAATGAAAATGTAGAatgaaattaaacactttttctCTAACACAGGATAAatctcacaaataaaaatgatctaAGAAATAGACAAGAATTCTCAGAATGCTCAGTGCTTCTATGTTCATCCATCTgttcgtccatccatccatccatccatccacccactttTACACCATCCTTTGGTTATAAGTAATGGTGGTTCACAACAATCAATGGTTAACAAGTAATACGAGAACCCATTAACTTGGGGAGTTTCCCTAAATGACCCGGCACTcgtgttttctttccttaagaaCAACTCATACAACACTACTGTTGGTGGCTTTCGAGCACATGCGTACACTGACCTGACTCTGAAGCATTGTTAAGGGTGTTTCTCCTTGCTCCATTGCATCAGGGTCGCACAGCCAACTTTGTACTGGACGAGTTTGCTTCAAAAGAGAAAGGTATGCATGAAAAACATCTGCCTTTACATTCTCTTCGCGCTCTTTAAATCTGGATATCAGTGCAGGAGAGACGGTCTTGTAGAATTCCGGGAGCATCTCATGCCGTGTGCTAACTACGGCGTCCAGGCACTTGGCAGCCGCACGCCTCACTTTCCAACTCATGTCATCGTCATCACTGTATTCATCGTCACTCCCTAAAGGGAAGTTTCAATGTGGAACAGGCTATTAATGGTACAGAGTACATAATTCAGCACACACAGtgagctagtgttcttaaccaagACACTTACTTAAAACAGCTTAGCATCTATGGCAATAGGTGTTTTAAAGAGGAGAATgtaaaaagacacagaacttGCTACAGCCATGACTGTTTTAATTAGCTAAGCTCTGTCTTGTTACACAGTTAATCAACTGTGGCTTGCTTACAATTGTCTCATTGAATCTGTCTAAACTCAAATTCCTCAGGCTTTGAACCAAAGTCAAGACTCAGCAGGAGAAAAACCAATGAGCATTTATAAGAAAGCTACAAAACCAATATGGTTGATTATAGGTCTAGTAAAAAGAATAGTTATGATTAGTTTTCTGTGAGAAGAAAGAATCTTGTCACTGGCTTCATACATAGCTTTTCATTGAACCTTTTGTGCTACtggaacaaaaacattttttcaacTTTTATCAATCCGGACATCTGTCCTTCATTAGAAAATGCTCACCATTTAACAACAGAATACCAAACTAATTGAACAATTCAGCTTACATAGTGAGATGATGTCCAAAGAAAATGAAGCACTATGGGTAAGCACAAGGAGTCAGGCACATCTGTTTAGGGGTTAGAGGTTACTAAGAACTAGAATAGAAAGCAGACAGGCGGCAGAGGTGGTGATAAGGCAGTGAAAGCTTAACAACTGCAGCCTTTGCAGCCCTGTCCATGACTGGACTGCACTCAAGACAGAGGGTAGGGAATGAACTTAACGGCGAGCGAGTGCGTGTGGAGGTCTATTGTAGAGGGGATGGGAAGTACTTGCTGGAAGAATAGATTgaggtgggtgtgtctgtgtgcttcttTTTTAGATGAGTTTAATTATAGATTCTGTaagttattttaaagttattgcatatatttacacaatCAAATTAAAAAGTTTCATAAGAATAACAGGACCCATCAACCCATACACTTGGTATCTACCCATTTCCATATATCACTATTGTCCAAACCAAACAGCAGTAGCTGTCTATGCCCACAGTCAGCCTGACTGTACCACATAAAGCCACGGACACGCTCAGTGTTCATCAACATTTAACAGTGACCCAAATAATATGGAGGATTTTTTAATACCAACCAAACTACTctgaatatgtatatttagattaattaaaaaaaaaaaacaaaacattttataaaaaatgtaGAGTGGAATGGTTGTCCAACACCATGCCTAAGACTCTAAGCTTGAGCACCCCAGCAGCCAGCTTCCGTGTGCACCACTGGATACCTTGGTCATCGTCATCTCCGCCATCAGCATCCATTGCAttctcatcttcatcttcatcatcatagTTGTAATTTGGATCATAGGTAAGGTATTTTAGACAAATGTTTATAATGGTAGAAACATGAGGATAAACTTCCTTAGGGCAtctaaatataaagataaaaactgCTTTAAAAGCACACTGGAAGAAAAACagtcctctcctccctgcctcaggTGTTAGCAATAATAGCAAAGTGGGGTCTGACCACTTAAATTTTTGTCCCATGAGCTTCATATTTGAAAAGAtttatctttcaaaatatatttaattttaggaTATGCACCCCCACACATGTACCATATACACATTTTAACTATATTGTTCAAATGGGAGTAGTAAAATTATTAGTGAACATTCATTTAGCATGCTCTTCTCTCTGTATgctaagaatcaataaaaatgcaGCTATGCCAACAGAGTCAAAATTAAAGGGACAATTTTT
This window harbors:
- the Cand1 gene encoding cullin-associated NEDD8-dissociated protein 1, which codes for MASASYHISNLLEKMTSSDKDFRFMATNDLMTELQKDSIKLDDDSERKVVKMILKLLEDKNGEVQNLAVKCLGPLVSKVKEYQVETIVDTLCTNMLSDKEQLRDISSIGLKTVIGELPPASSGSALAANVCKKITGRLTSAIAKQEDVSVQLEALDIMADMLSRQGGLLVNFHPSILTCLLPQLTSPRLAVRKRTIIALGHLVMSCGNIVFVDLIEHLLSELSKNDSMSTTRTYIQCIAAISRQAGHRIGEYLEKIIPLVVKFCNVDDDELREYCIQAFESFVRRCPKEVYPHVSTIINICLKYLTYDPNYNYDDEDEDENAMDADGGDDDDQGSDDEYSDDDDMSWKVRRAAAKCLDAVVSTRHEMLPEFYKTVSPALISRFKEREENVKADVFHAYLSLLKQTRPVQSWLCDPDAMEQGETPLTMLQSQVPNIVKALHKQMKEKSVKTRQCCFNMLTELVNVLPGALTQHIPVLVPGIIFSLNDKSSSSNLKIDALSCLYVILCNHSPQVFHPHVQALVPPVVACVGDPFYKITSEALLVTQQLVKVIRPLDQPSSFDATPYIKDLFTCTIKRLKAADIDQEVKERAISCMGQIICNLGDNLGPDLSNTLQIFLERLKNEITRLTTVKALTLIAGSPLKIDLRPVLGEGVPILASFLRKNQRALKLGTLSALDILIKNYSDSLTAAMIDAVLDELPPLISESDMHVSQMAISFLTTLAKVYPSSLSKISGSILNELIGLVRSPLLQGGALSAMLDFFQALVVTGTNNLGYMDLLRMLTGPVYSQSTALTHKQSYYSIAKCVAALTRACPKEGPAVVGQFIQDVKNSRSTDSIRLLALLSLGEVGHHIDLSGQLELKSVILEAFSSPSEEVKSAASYALGSISVGNLPEYLPFVLQEITSQPKRQYLLLHSLKEIISSASVVGLKPYVENIWALLLKHCECAEEGTRNVVAECLGKLTLIDPETLLPRLKGYLISGSSYARSSVVTAVKFTISDHPQPIDPLLKNCIGDFLKTLEDPDLNVRRVALVTFNSAAHNKPSLIRDLLDSVLPHLYNETKVRKELIREVEMGPFKHTVDDGLDIRKAAFECMYTLLDSCLDRLDIFEFLNHVEDGLKDHYDIKMLTFLMLVRLSTLCPSAVLQRLDRLVEPLRATCTTKVKANSVKQEFEKQDELKRSAMRAVAALLTIPEAEKSPLMSEFQSQISSNPELAAIFESIQKDSSSTNLESMDTS